A window of Maioricimonas rarisocia genomic DNA:
ATGGATCTCAGCCTCGGTCAGCAACTGGTTGTGGCGGTAACAGCCACGCTCGCGGCCATCGGTGCCGCCGGGATTCCCGAAGCCGGCCTGGTCACGATGTTGATCGTCCTGCACGCGGTTGGCCTGCCGTTGAAGTACCAGGCCATCATTCTGCCAGTCGACTGGTTCCTGGACCGGTTCCGGACGGCTGTCAACGTATTCGGCGACGCGTGTGGCGCAGCCGTGGTCGATTCGTCGTTCCCCAAAGACCCACAGCCACAGCCGCCGTCGACACCGACCTCGACTTCTGAACCCGTGGCTGCATCGGCGTAGCATCGAACGTCACGCGGCATGCCACGGCACTGAGTCGGGTGCCACGGTTCTGTAGCGGGTGACACGGTTCCGTAGCGGGTGACACTGCTCTGTAGCGGGTGCCACGGCTCTGTGAGCCGTGTGCGTCAACTGCGTGACAATGACCGCTTTCGGCGAGGGGGGCCGCTCATGTCGCTGCGGGGGAGCGTTTTCTGCTCCCCAACCTCGCGGCTCTGTGTCCTCAAGCCTTACAGCTCGAGACTCAACCGTCACCCCCAACGCCGCCAGCCGGTGCCTTCGTGGCCGAAGCGGGCTGCTTCGGGGTGCAGGATTTCGGCCAGGATCTCGGCCGACTCGACCAGCCGGGGACCGGGGCGATTGAAGAAATGGTGCCCGTCGATCAGGTACACGTCGCCCGACTGCACTGCACGCAACTGCGACCAGGCGGGATGCGATTCGAGCGTCGGCATCTCGCCGGCGGTCCGCTCGATCCCGTAGCCGCACGGCACGACAACAATCCGGTCGGGGTCGGACTGCACGAGTGCATCCCATTCCAGCCAGGGAGAGTGCTCGCCTGCTTTCGAAAGCAGCGATTCGCCTCCGGCAATCTCGACCAGCTCGGGAATCCAGTTGCCGGCTGCCATCAGCGGCTCGATCCACTCGATGCAGGCGACGCGTGGACGCTGTGGCTGTGCGGAGGTCACCGTGCGAAGATCGTTCAGTCGTCGCTGCAGCTCGGCGACAACCGCTTCTCCCCGTTCGGGGATTTCGAGTGCAGCGGCCACCCGGCGAATGTCGTCCCACACGTCCGACAGTTGCATCGGCGTGAGCGAAACGACTGCCGGATCGCAGCCCGTCAACTCACAGACCGACTCCTGCACATCACTGAGGTTCACTGCACAGACATCGCATTGCGCCTGCGTGAGGATCACCGATGGCTGCAGCTCCTGAAGCACGTCCGTATGCACACGGTAGACCGACAGCGCGTCCTGCAGGGCTGCCTTCACCCGATCGTCGATCTCGCGACTCGTGCCGTTAACGTCGATTCGCGGCTCCGAGCAGATCGGCAGGGTGGCGACCGTTGAGGGGACATCACACTCGTGAGACCGTCCCACCATCCGGTCGGTGCAGCCGAGTGCTGCCACGATTTCGGTTGCACTGGGGATCAGAGAAACGATCCGTGCCGCCACCATCCCTGCTGCTCCTGCTCGTTTCGAGTGCTGTTTCAGCGACTGACGGTCGCCACTTCGGGAAGCCCTGCGGCCGGCTCGAGGCC
This region includes:
- a CDS encoding cobalamin-binding protein, whose protein sequence is MVAARIVSLIPSATEIVAALGCTDRMVGRSHECDVPSTVATLPICSEPRIDVNGTSREIDDRVKAALQDALSVYRVHTDVLQELQPSVILTQAQCDVCAVNLSDVQESVCELTGCDPAVVSLTPMQLSDVWDDIRRVAAALEIPERGEAVVAELQRRLNDLRTVTSAQPQRPRVACIEWIEPLMAAGNWIPELVEIAGGESLLSKAGEHSPWLEWDALVQSDPDRIVVVPCGYGIERTAGEMPTLESHPAWSQLRAVQSGDVYLIDGHHFFNRPGPRLVESAEILAEILHPEAARFGHEGTGWRRWG